In Helianthus annuus cultivar XRQ/B chromosome 3, HanXRQr2.0-SUNRISE, whole genome shotgun sequence, a single window of DNA contains:
- the LOC110929723 gene encoding FAD synthetase 2, chloroplastic, whose product MKHTMLMNQKLFVHVNGGIRLPITVQGASTRVLSLSSSDMKATRQSQQENDGTSRSQQLSSVAGGIVALGKFDALHIGHRELAIQAAKAGTPFLLSFTGMAEVLGWEPRAPVVAKCDRERVLSSWSAWCGELTPTELEVEFSKVRNLTPRQFVEKLSKELGVRGVVAGKNYRFGYRAAGDASELSRLCEEYGIEAYIINPVMDQKQSILNREFTNSKERGQVSSTRVRYALSEGDMKYVSELLGRHHRLILMLNDDQSLTSKKNTTSFPRSCLLNLPPKEGVYENCSIVYGKENVVPCRVVVDTDNICLELVEIDCIDIPSGDSQYLNIEFGA is encoded by the exons ATGAAACACACAATGCTCATGAATCAGAAGTTGTTTGTCCACGTGAAcgg GGGTATAAGGCTACCAATTACAGTGCAAGGAGCTTCTACAAGGGTTCTCTCTTTATCGTCTTCAGATATGAAAGCAACAAG ACAAAGCCAACAGGAAAATGATGGCACATCCCGCTCTCAACAGTTATCCTCCGTGGCAG GAGGGATAGTAGCTTTGGGTAAGTTTGATGCGTTGCATATTGGTCATCGTGAGCTCGCTATCCAAGCAGCAAAGGCAGGCACTCCATTCCTGCTATCGTTTACGGGAATGGCAGAAGTTCTTGGCTGGGAGCCTAG GGCTCCTGTAGTAGCCAAGTGTGATCGTGAACGGGTGCTTTCATCATGGTCTGCTTGGTGTGGAGAATTGACGCCAACAGAACTTGAAGTCGAGTTCTCTAAAGTTAGAAATCTGACACCACGCCAGTTTGTGGAGAAGTTATCAAAAGAGCTCGGTGTACGTGGTGTCGTGGCAG GCAAAAACTATCGGTTTGGTTACAGAGCTGCAGGCGATGCATCTGAGCTGTCAAGGTTATGCGAAGAGTACGGTATAGAGGCATACATCATAAACCCAGTGATGGACCAAAAACAGAGCATACTAAACAGAGAATTCACCAACAGTAAAGAAAGAGGACAGGTGTCATCTACCCGTGTTCGATACGCACTATCAGAGGGAGACATGAAGTACGTTTCAGAGCTTCTTGGTCGCCACCATCGTCTAATATTAATGCTAAATGATGACCAAAGTTTGACCAGCAAAAAGAACACGACCTCGTTTCCCAGATCATGTTTATTGAATCTTCCACCCAAAGAGGGTGTATACGAGAATTGTAGTATCGTATATGGTAAAGAAAATGTTGTACCTTGTAGAGTAGTCGTCGATACGGATAATATTTGTTTAGAGTTGGTAGAGATAGATTGTATTGACATTCCTTCAGGAGACTCACAATACCTGAATATTGAGTTTGGTGCCTGA